A window from Ardenticatenales bacterium encodes these proteins:
- a CDS encoding CpsD/CapB family tyrosine-protein kinase: MNLITLTDPRSPASEAYRRLRTNLSFYSLDHPIRSLVVTSPMPDEGKSTTAANLAVTMAQSGRRTILVDCDLRRPALHTLLGLPGEPGLTNLALGEMSEPPLRQTSVENLLLLPAGPVPPNPADLLGSKMIDRVIAALMEQADFVLFDAPPVLAVTDATVLGAKVDGVMLVISAGKTRRDHAIRAKELLETANVRIIGATLTNAPQDAGVGDYYG, from the coding sequence ATGAACTTGATTACGCTGACTGACCCCCGTTCCCCGGCATCTGAAGCCTACCGCCGGTTGCGTACCAACCTCTCCTTTTACAGCCTGGACCACCCGATTCGCAGCCTGGTGGTGACTTCGCCCATGCCGGACGAAGGAAAGAGTACCACGGCGGCGAACCTGGCGGTGACGATGGCGCAGAGTGGCCGACGAACGATTCTGGTGGACTGCGACTTGCGCCGCCCGGCGCTGCATACGCTGTTGGGGCTGCCAGGTGAGCCGGGCCTGACGAATCTGGCGTTGGGGGAGATGTCGGAGCCACCGCTGCGGCAGACGAGTGTGGAGAATCTGTTGCTGCTGCCCGCCGGTCCCGTGCCGCCGAACCCCGCCGATCTGCTGGGGTCGAAGATGATTGATCGCGTGATTGCCGCGCTAATGGAGCAGGCGGACTTTGTTTTGTTCGATGCGCCGCCGGTGCTGGCGGTGACGGATGCGACGGTGCTGGGGGCGAAGGTGGATGGGGTGATGTTGGTGATCAGTGCCGGCAAAACCCGCCGAGACCACGCCATTCGCGCCAAAGAACTCCTGGAAACCGCCAACGTGCGCATCATTGGCGCCACCCTCACCAATGCGCCCCAGGATGCCGGCGTCGGAGACTATTACGGTTAG